A single Dermacentor albipictus isolate Rhodes 1998 colony chromosome 3, USDA_Dalb.pri_finalv2, whole genome shotgun sequence DNA region contains:
- the LOC139057003 gene encoding uncharacterized protein, with translation MGGISTSDARRLLRAAHDCPSLEELTYEIFAFGRTHFNRGKVLLPRAAHVATVRRCEPRAEHMKPLVETWNALSAETALHPLGLLHSSSLDVCLALTEDCADHAVALSLDLQGGVTPQLARLLAAYLASTRSLRMLSVIMPCWDHLEHTIVEGLFQNSSIVELHLENFALDDRDAAALGRWLSGNRQLHTLSVSLEVRKYGTRVVPPGTGTLLRRWPRRWRRTTRSRASTWTAIGRTCQRGASSKMRSGGTLASCTKPLRLSSEAS, from the exons ATGGGTGGCATCTCGACCAGCGATGCGCGGCGCCTCCTGCGAGCAGCCCACGACTGCCCCTCGCTTGAAGAGCTAACTTACGAGATATTCGCGTTCGGCCGAACGCACTTCAACCGCGGAAAGGTCTTGTTGCCGCGGGCTGCACACGTCGCCACAGTCAGGAG GTGCGAGCCTCGCGCGGAGCACATGAAGCCCCTCGTGGAAACGTGGAACGCGCTGTCGGCCGAGACGGCGCTGCATCCGCTCGGCCTGCTGCACAGCAGCAGCCTCGACGTGTGCCTGGCGCTGACGGAGGACTGCGCCGACCACGCGGTGGCGCTCTCGCTGGATCTCCAGGGGGGCGTGACGCCGCAGCTCGCGCGACTCTTGGCCGCCTACCTGGCCTCGACGCGAAGCCTGCGGATGCTCAGCGTCATCATGCCCTGCTGGGACCACCTCGAACACACCATTGTCGAGGGCCTCTTCCAGAACAGCAGCATCGTGGAACTCCATCTCGAGA ACTTCGCCTTGGACGACCGAGACGCGGCCGCATTGGGCCGCTGGCTGAGTGGCAACCGGCAACTGCACACCCTGTCTGTTAGCCTGGAGGTCCGCAAGTACGGCACCAGGGTGGTTCCTCCGGGCACCGGGACGCTGCTACGTCGCTGGCCGCGTCGCTGGAGGAGAACTACGCGCTCACGTGCGTCCACGTGGACGGCTATTGGGCGCACATGCCAGCGTGGTGCATCATCAAAAATGCG ATCCGGAGGAACTCTGGCTTCCTGCACAAAGCCGCTGCGTTTGTCCTCGGAAGCGAGCTGA